The following proteins are co-located in the Candidatus Deferrimicrobium sp. genome:
- a CDS encoding TolC family protein, whose product MSGGKVTGMIVVVVALVFAGVLSGCATFSKDSGFGVVEQFAKERLNKDVTWQRDDRARGSVRSTVKTLLASPLSADNAVQVALLNNPGLQATYAELGIAEADLVQAGRMTNPHFAYLRTEAGDERKLEWALTFPIIDLLTIPLRTRIERNRFEQVKLAVAGQMLSVATGTRKAWIDAVAAEERMRFLEQVEVAAEASSELASRMEKAGNINRLDRMREQVFHVETEARLARTRQAAVAGRERLTRLMGLSVDDVGFQLPERLPDLPADKPEFRDIEARAMTGRLDVRAAALETESIARSLGLTRATRFINVLELGPAATREDPEPWKRGFEVSLQLPIFDWGGARVARAEAVYMQALHRVAETAVIARSEVREAYSAYHTAYDTAKRYRDEIVPLRKKIAEENMLRYNGMLISAFELLADAREQVGAVSAYIEALRDFWRSESDLQAAFNGSPTGRRGGAPMVPGGVVPNPVLAGH is encoded by the coding sequence TTGAGCGGCGGGAAGGTCACCGGAATGATCGTCGTTGTCGTTGCATTGGTTTTCGCCGGAGTCCTGAGCGGCTGTGCGACATTTTCCAAGGACAGCGGCTTCGGGGTGGTCGAGCAGTTCGCCAAGGAGCGTCTGAACAAGGACGTGACATGGCAGCGCGACGACCGTGCGCGCGGGAGCGTCCGGTCCACCGTAAAGACACTCCTGGCCTCGCCGCTTTCCGCCGACAACGCCGTACAGGTCGCTCTCCTGAACAACCCGGGTTTGCAGGCGACCTACGCGGAGCTGGGGATCGCCGAAGCCGACCTTGTTCAGGCCGGCCGGATGACGAACCCGCACTTCGCCTATCTGCGGACGGAGGCAGGCGATGAGCGCAAGCTCGAATGGGCGCTGACCTTCCCGATCATCGACCTTCTGACCATCCCGTTGCGGACCCGGATCGAGCGCAACCGCTTCGAGCAAGTGAAGCTCGCGGTGGCGGGGCAAATGCTCTCCGTGGCGACCGGAACACGCAAGGCCTGGATCGACGCGGTCGCGGCGGAGGAGCGTATGCGCTTCCTTGAGCAGGTGGAGGTCGCGGCGGAGGCATCCTCCGAGCTCGCAAGCCGCATGGAGAAGGCGGGGAACATCAACCGGCTGGATCGGATGCGGGAGCAGGTGTTCCACGTCGAGACGGAGGCGCGACTGGCACGGACGAGGCAGGCGGCGGTGGCCGGGCGAGAGCGCCTTACACGGCTGATGGGACTTTCGGTCGATGACGTCGGCTTCCAACTCCCCGAGCGCCTGCCGGATCTGCCCGCGGACAAGCCCGAATTCAGGGACATCGAAGCGCGCGCCATGACCGGGCGCCTGGATGTCCGGGCGGCGGCGCTGGAAACGGAGAGCATTGCCAGGTCGCTCGGCCTCACCCGGGCTACCCGCTTCATCAACGTACTCGAGCTCGGGCCCGCGGCCACGCGGGAGGACCCCGAGCCGTGGAAGCGCGGCTTCGAGGTGAGCCTGCAGCTCCCGATCTTCGACTGGGGAGGGGCACGCGTGGCCAGGGCCGAGGCGGTCTACATGCAGGCGCTGCACCGCGTTGCCGAGACGGCGGTGATCGCCCGCTCGGAAGTGCGGGAGGCGTACTCGGCCTACCATACCGCGTATGACACCGCGAAGCGCTACCGTGATGAGATCGTGCCTCTGCGGAAGAAGATCGCGGAGGAGAACATGCTCCGGTACAACGGGATGCTGATCAGCGCTTTCGAACTGCTCGCCGATGCGCGCGAGCAGGTCGGCGCCGTCAGCGCCTACATCGAGGCGCTGCGGGATTTCTGGCGTTCGGAGAGCGACCTTCAGGCAGCGTTCAACGGCTCACCGACGGGCCGGCGGGGCGGGGCGCCGATGGTGCCCGGCGGCGTGGTGCCCAATCCGGTACTGGCCGGGCATTGA